The genome window GTCGTATTGACCTGCTGCATCAATAACGTTCGAGTATAGGTCCGTACTCCCGACAAGCGTTTCGTGAGCCTCTCGAGCAGCTTCTGGGTTCATGCTGTCACCTCCACACTCACGTTCCCGCACCCTCGAGCCACGGCGCTTCCGACGCCACTATACTCACCGAACAACGCGAGTGCCACAACGGCATTCTGGACGGACTCGCTTGCATCCTTGAACGCATAGGTACACTCGCCGGTGAATCCCTGCTTGAACAGATTTCGCGTCTCGCCATCGCCGTTTTTCACGCGATTAACAAGCACGCTATGCGTCCGATACGTACGTGCGTTGGGCTTCTCGATTACCGACGACAGTAACGCATCTCGAGTCAACTCGACTTCCAGCTCGTCAGGCGCAGTCTGGTTCCACTTATTGAGTAGCGATCGGAACACCGCGACACGATGAGGGAACATCGTCGTCACGTCATCGGCCTCTTCGAGACACGTCGCCGTCCGGAATCGGATCGTGACCGAAGGATCGTTGAGATCGCTCGCACGCTTGAGCAACTCCTCGTGGCTCACGTTTTCGCTCTCGAACGATTCCACCCGGAGCGTGCCATTGGTGAGCTCGGTCGTCGATCCTTCAAGCACGAGTTCTTTGACGAGCGCCTGGAACACTGCCTCGTCATCGGAATCGACGATTCCAAGCGTGACCTCGTATGTCTCATCTGGACGGACCGACTTGTGATGGGGTCGGTCGCTATCACCGAAGACGCCATGGAGGCCGCTGTTGTGCAAGCTCCCAAGCGGAGAATCGTGGACGCGCTTGCTCACTGATTCGTCGGCGTCGTCGAGAACTCCAAGTAGTGCCCCGTAGAGCGGATAGCCGTCCGACTTCGGGACTGGAAACCGTTCGATCGGCCGAACGGTAAGCGTGACACGTCTGGCACGCGAAACTTTTTCTGTTAGTTCTCCCATGTGATCGATACGAACTAACCGTCGGAGACGTAACAAATAAAGTTGTCGGCTATTTGAAACAGTTGCGCGAAAAAGCAATCTTCGCCCAACGGTTTCACCTTTCTGCAA of Natrarchaeobaculum sulfurireducens contains these proteins:
- the cas6 gene encoding CRISPR system precrRNA processing endoribonuclease RAMP protein Cas6, which encodes MGELTEKVSRARRVTLTVRPIERFPVPKSDGYPLYGALLGVLDDADESVSKRVHDSPLGSLHNSGLHGVFGDSDRPHHKSVRPDETYEVTLGIVDSDDEAVFQALVKELVLEGSTTELTNGTLRVESFESENVSHEELLKRASDLNDPSVTIRFRTATCLEEADDVTTMFPHRVAVFRSLLNKWNQTAPDELEVELTRDALLSSVIEKPNARTYRTHSVLVNRVKNGDGETRNLFKQGFTGECTYAFKDASESVQNAVVALALFGEYSGVGSAVARGCGNVSVEVTA